One Thermus sp. CCB_US3_UF1 DNA window includes the following coding sequences:
- a CDS encoding DUF4870 domain-containing protein codes for MGPPSPFSDAARTWAAVAHLAPLLGYFVLIGQILLPLAVLLWGPKDPLVQAHAKESLNGQISYTLYGLALWLLALTVVGLVLAVPLALGLVLLVLWNMVQGALAAGRGEAYAYRLILRLVP; via the coding sequence ATGGGACCACCTAGCCCCTTTTCCGATGCCGCACGGACCTGGGCCGCGGTGGCCCACCTGGCCCCCCTCCTGGGGTACTTCGTCCTCATCGGCCAGATCCTCCTTCCCCTGGCCGTCCTCCTCTGGGGGCCCAAGGATCCCTTGGTCCAGGCCCACGCCAAGGAGTCCCTAAACGGCCAGATCAGCTACACCCTGTACGGCCTGGCCCTATGGCTTCTGGCCCTCACCGTGGTGGGCCTGGTCCTGGCGGTGCCCCTGGCCCTGGGCCTGGTGCTGCTGGTCCTTTGGAACATGGTCCAAGGGGCCTTGGCCGCAGGCCGGGGGGAGGCCTACGCCTACCGCCTCATCCTGCGCCTGGTGCCCTGA
- a CDS encoding 4'-phosphopantetheinyl transferase superfamily protein: protein MIRAVGADLVEIARVRRLLERHGERALRRLFTEEELAYALRHQDPAPSLAARLAAKEAFQKCWPEGLAWKEVWVGMEGRRPVLRFAPGLSARLEGEGFLAHLSLSHERGHALAVVVLEVRAPGAG from the coding sequence GTGATCCGGGCCGTGGGTGCCGACCTGGTGGAGATCGCCCGGGTGCGCAGGCTCCTGGAGCGCCACGGGGAAAGGGCCCTGAGGCGGCTTTTCACCGAGGAGGAGCTGGCCTACGCCCTCCGCCACCAGGACCCCGCTCCCAGCCTGGCCGCCCGGCTGGCGGCCAAGGAGGCCTTCCAGAAATGCTGGCCCGAGGGTCTTGCCTGGAAGGAGGTCTGGGTGGGCATGGAGGGGCGAAGGCCCGTCCTGCGCTTCGCCCCTGGGCTTTCCGCCCGCCTCGAGGGGGAGGGCTTCCTGGCCCACCTCTCCTTAAGCCACGAGCGGGGCCACGCCCTGGCGGTGGTGGTCCTGGAGGTCAGGGCACCAGGCGCAGGATGA
- the rsmF gene encoding 16S rRNA (cytosine(1407)-C(5))-methyltransferase RsmF, which yields MLPKAFLSRMAELLGEEFPPFLKALTQGERAYGLRVNTLKLAPEALKGIAPWPLEPIPWCPEGFYYPAEARPGPHPFFYAGLYYIQEPSAQAVGVLLDPRSGERVLDLAAAPGGKTTHLAARMGGKGLLLAGEVDGKRVRGLLENLERWGAGVAVLQAPPRALAEAFGAYFHRVLLDAPCSGEGMFRKDKEAIRHWGPSAPKRASEVQKALLAQAARLLGPYGVLVYSTCTFAPEENEGVVAAFLKAHPEFRLEEARFHPLFAPGVPDWGDGNPDLAKTARLWPHRLRGEGHFLARFRREGGAFSTPRLERPPPLSPEAKRAWGAFLAEAGLELEGLLLERGGHLYLLPEGLPSLAGLKAPAPGLYLGLVQKGRFRPAKALALAFGATLPWPKLPQVALGPEDPRALALATGEGVAWEGEDMPLALAVLKTPVGDFPLDFAKAKGGVLRPVGMAL from the coding sequence GTGCTGCCCAAGGCCTTTCTCTCCCGCATGGCCGAGCTTTTGGGGGAGGAGTTCCCCCCCTTCCTAAAGGCCCTGACCCAGGGGGAGAGGGCGTATGGCCTCCGGGTCAACACCCTCAAGCTGGCGCCCGAGGCCCTGAAGGGGATCGCCCCCTGGCCCTTGGAGCCCATCCCCTGGTGTCCGGAAGGGTTTTACTACCCCGCCGAGGCCCGGCCCGGACCCCACCCCTTCTTCTACGCCGGGCTTTACTACATCCAGGAGCCCAGCGCCCAGGCGGTGGGGGTTTTGCTGGACCCCAGGTCCGGGGAGAGGGTCTTGGACCTGGCGGCAGCCCCTGGGGGCAAGACCACCCACCTGGCCGCCCGCATGGGGGGGAAAGGCCTCCTTCTGGCGGGGGAGGTGGACGGGAAGAGGGTGCGGGGGCTTCTGGAGAACCTGGAGCGCTGGGGTGCGGGCGTGGCGGTGCTCCAGGCCCCGCCCCGGGCCCTGGCCGAGGCCTTTGGGGCCTACTTCCACCGGGTTCTCCTGGACGCCCCCTGCTCGGGGGAGGGGATGTTCCGCAAGGACAAGGAGGCCATCCGCCACTGGGGGCCCTCGGCCCCCAAGCGGGCCAGCGAGGTGCAGAAGGCCCTTCTGGCCCAGGCGGCCCGCCTGCTGGGGCCTTATGGGGTCCTGGTCTACTCCACCTGCACCTTTGCCCCCGAGGAGAACGAGGGGGTGGTGGCGGCCTTCCTGAAGGCCCATCCGGAGTTCCGCCTCGAGGAGGCCCGGTTCCACCCCCTCTTCGCCCCCGGGGTCCCGGACTGGGGGGACGGGAACCCCGATCTGGCCAAGACCGCCCGCCTCTGGCCCCACCGCTTACGGGGGGAGGGGCACTTCCTGGCCCGCTTCCGCCGGGAAGGGGGCGCGTTCAGCACCCCCCGCCTGGAACGCCCTCCCCCCCTTTCCCCCGAGGCCAAGAGGGCCTGGGGGGCCTTCCTGGCTGAGGCCGGTCTGGAGCTGGAAGGGCTCCTTCTGGAGCGGGGAGGGCACCTCTACCTCCTCCCCGAGGGGCTCCCCTCCCTGGCCGGCCTCAAGGCCCCCGCCCCCGGCCTCTACCTGGGCCTGGTGCAGAAGGGCCGTTTCCGCCCGGCCAAGGCCCTGGCCTTGGCCTTCGGGGCCACCCTGCCCTGGCCTAAGCTTCCCCAGGTGGCCCTGGGGCCGGAAGACCCCCGGGCCCTGGCCTTGGCCACCGGGGAGGGCGTGGCCTGGGAGGGGGAGGATATGCCCTTGGCCCTGGCGGTCCTGAAGACCCCGGTGGGGGATTTTCCCCTGGACTTCGCCAAGGCCAAGGGCGGGGTCCTGCGGCCCGTGGGGATGGCCCTCTAG
- a CDS encoding 3-dehydroquinate synthase family protein yields MQRLEVRNPVPYPILLGEGLLGEVGVPQGPKALLYDRKVEGFALEVAEALGAEHRLGLEGGEGAKSLEAYGRVLSFLAAKGLPRNATLLVVGGGTLTDLGGFVAATYLRGIRYLSFPTTTLAVVDASVGGKTGINLPEGKNLVGAFHFPLGVYAELRALRTLPPFTFKEGLVEAFKHGLIAGREDLLEVEGLGPESPRLEAYLAEAVAVKVAITEKDPLEAGERRLLNLGHTLGHALEAQTRHALPHGAAVAYGLLYAALLGKALGGEDLTPPVLRLLRWLQPPPLALAPWEDLLPYLARDKKKVSESLHWVVPLAPGRLSVQPLPEGLLREAYALWQGLLLREGLAQSP; encoded by the coding sequence ATGCAGAGGCTAGAGGTGCGTAACCCCGTCCCCTACCCCATCCTCCTGGGGGAGGGCCTTCTGGGAGAGGTGGGGGTGCCCCAAGGCCCCAAGGCCCTCCTTTACGACCGGAAGGTGGAAGGCTTCGCCCTCGAGGTGGCCGAGGCCCTGGGGGCGGAACACCGCCTGGGCCTGGAAGGGGGGGAAGGGGCCAAAAGCCTAGAGGCCTACGGAAGGGTGCTTTCCTTCCTGGCGGCCAAAGGCCTTCCCCGCAACGCCACCCTCCTGGTGGTGGGCGGGGGGACCCTTACCGACCTGGGGGGGTTTGTGGCCGCCACCTACCTGCGGGGGATCAGGTACCTCTCCTTCCCCACCACCACCCTGGCCGTGGTAGACGCCAGCGTGGGGGGAAAGACCGGGATCAACCTGCCCGAGGGGAAGAACCTGGTGGGGGCCTTCCACTTCCCCTTGGGGGTCTATGCCGAGCTCAGGGCCTTGCGCACCCTCCCCCCCTTCACCTTCAAGGAGGGTCTGGTGGAGGCCTTCAAGCACGGCCTCATCGCGGGGCGGGAGGATCTCCTAGAGGTGGAGGGCCTGGGGCCGGAAAGCCCCCGCCTGGAGGCCTACCTGGCCGAGGCCGTGGCGGTGAAGGTGGCCATCACGGAGAAGGACCCCTTGGAGGCGGGGGAAAGGCGCCTCCTCAACCTGGGGCATACCCTGGGGCACGCCCTCGAGGCCCAGACCCGCCACGCCCTCCCCCACGGGGCCGCCGTGGCCTACGGCCTCCTCTACGCCGCCCTCCTGGGGAAGGCCCTGGGGGGGGAGGACCTCACCCCCCCGGTCCTCCGCCTCCTCCGCTGGCTCCAACCCCCGCCCCTTGCCCTGGCACCCTGGGAGGACCTCCTCCCCTACCTGGCCAGGGACAAGAAAAAGGTATCGGAAAGCCTCCACTGGGTGGTCCCCCTGGCCCCAGGGAGGCTTTCGGTCCAGCCCCTCCCGGAGGGCCTCCTGCGGGAGGCCTATGCCCTGTGGCAGGGGCTTCTCCTCAGGGAGGGCCTGGCCCAATCCCCCTAG
- a CDS encoding shikimate kinase, translated as MARLEVPRPATFVSLTGFMGVGKSRIGRELARALMLHFIDLDRYIERRTGLPIPDIFRHLGEEAFRRMEKEAVRELVGKDYLVLALGGGTFVDPENRQALLHRGPVVALWASPETILERATRKPGERPLLQVENPLERIRTLLQARTPIYREAHVHVSTDHRRVEEVVAEIVEKLWAYAEARGA; from the coding sequence ATGGCCCGCCTCGAGGTCCCCCGCCCCGCCACCTTCGTGAGCCTCACCGGCTTCATGGGGGTGGGGAAAAGCCGCATCGGCCGCGAGCTGGCCCGGGCCCTCATGCTCCACTTCATCGACCTGGACCGCTACATCGAGCGGCGCACCGGCCTCCCCATCCCCGACATCTTCCGCCACCTGGGGGAGGAGGCCTTCCGGCGCATGGAAAAGGAGGCGGTGCGGGAGCTGGTGGGCAAGGACTACCTGGTCCTGGCCCTGGGGGGGGGTACCTTCGTGGACCCGGAAAACCGCCAGGCCCTCTTGCATAGGGGCCCGGTGGTGGCCCTATGGGCCAGCCCAGAAACCATCCTGGAACGGGCCACCCGCAAGCCTGGGGAAAGGCCCCTGCTCCAGGTGGAAAACCCCCTGGAGCGCATCCGCACCCTCCTGCAAGCGCGCACCCCCATCTACCGGGAAGCCCACGTGCACGTATCCACGGATCACCGGCGGGTGGAGGAGGTGGTGGCGGAGATCGTGGAGAAGCTTTGGGCGTATGCAGAGGCTAGAGGTGCGTAA
- the aroC gene encoding chorismate synthase, with protein MRFLTAGESHGPELLAIIEGLPAGLPLSEADINPWLEKRQKGYGRGRRMVIETDRVEFRAGVRAGRTTGAPVALALRNADHRNWLEVMDPAPGNEPRKRALTAPRPGHADLAGGIKYGHKDLRDVLERASARETAMRVAVGAVALKLLSLLGVEGVGYVPGMAGVWSGVPFSWDLLPRIEESPLRMTDPEAEAEVIRRIDQAKAEGDTLGGVIEARFRGLVPGLGSHVHWDRKLDGRLAQMALSIPAVKGVEIGPAFENAMRRGSEVHDPIYWTPERGFHRRTNRAGGLEGGMTTGEELVVRAALKPIATLMRPLPTVDVVTHEPADAARERSDTTAVPAASVILYALCAIVLAQAYLEKFGGDTLEEIQERVERYKARALAY; from the coding sequence ATGAGGTTCCTGACCGCAGGCGAGTCCCACGGCCCCGAGCTTCTGGCCATCATCGAGGGGCTTCCCGCGGGCCTCCCCCTAAGCGAGGCGGACATCAACCCCTGGCTGGAAAAGCGCCAAAAGGGGTACGGACGGGGGCGGCGTATGGTCATCGAAACCGACCGGGTGGAGTTCCGGGCGGGGGTGCGGGCCGGCCGCACCACCGGGGCCCCGGTGGCCCTGGCCCTACGCAACGCCGACCACCGCAACTGGCTGGAGGTCATGGACCCGGCCCCGGGGAACGAACCGCGGAAACGGGCCCTCACCGCCCCCCGCCCCGGCCACGCCGACCTGGCCGGGGGGATCAAGTACGGCCACAAGGACCTACGGGACGTGCTGGAGCGGGCCAGCGCCCGGGAGACCGCCATGCGGGTGGCCGTGGGGGCGGTGGCCCTGAAGCTCCTCAGCCTCCTGGGGGTGGAGGGGGTGGGGTACGTGCCGGGGATGGCCGGGGTTTGGAGCGGGGTGCCCTTTTCCTGGGACCTTCTCCCCCGCATTGAGGAAAGCCCCTTGCGCATGACCGACCCCGAGGCCGAGGCCGAGGTGATCCGCCGCATCGACCAGGCCAAGGCGGAAGGGGACACCCTGGGCGGGGTCATTGAGGCCCGCTTCCGCGGCCTGGTACCGGGCCTGGGCAGCCATGTGCACTGGGACCGGAAGCTGGATGGCCGCCTGGCCCAGATGGCCCTTTCCATCCCTGCGGTCAAGGGGGTGGAGATCGGGCCCGCCTTTGAAAACGCCATGCGCCGGGGCTCGGAGGTGCACGACCCCATCTACTGGACCCCGGAACGGGGCTTCCACCGCAGAACCAACCGGGCAGGGGGGCTGGAAGGGGGGATGACCACGGGGGAGGAGCTGGTGGTCCGGGCCGCCCTCAAGCCCATCGCCACCCTGATGCGGCCCCTGCCCACGGTGGACGTGGTCACCCACGAGCCCGCGGACGCCGCCCGGGAACGCTCGGACACCACCGCCGTCCCCGCGGCCAGCGTGATCCTCTACGCCCTCTGCGCCATCGTTCTGGCCCAGGCTTACCTGGAGAAGTTTGGGGGGGATACTCTAGAAGAAATCCAGGAGCGCGTGGAGCGGTACAAGGCGCGGGCCTTGGCCTACTAG
- a CDS encoding secretin N-terminal domain-containing protein: MKPLTWALVALGLSALAGSLPQDPRFEAKVNLKVSESQVRAGLTLPLDVVLEALARSVGLQPFIYRAYDASGDPAKALPPLPNVKVDFQGKAFREAWDLLFATYGTQFNLDYLFLPPDVVVVAPTQVITALVDAPSRAGAAERRPYVVGIPEAAYRQAVQGQGGQVQVTSSVEAAKGWVQNDLLPFLSREAAGLSVNWIVVEEGGRLKAILSVLATPEQHARFSDILQRAGIDFRPLPALSLPRPRVERAYTLSHATFPELLSFLQAQVPGAQVSVLPTDPKRAIVLATEEDHARLKGLLEAADLPKPVATVRRVYALQNLTYAEVEARLRPLLSRELPKARLESVPGNPKALLLEATEAEQALFAEILKAADVAPQAAPPPQEATTRRLYPLRFADAEKVAPFLAREVPGIVVQTVPGQSVLSVRGTERQLAEVENLLAQIDRAPEQGPPVFQRAYQLSNAKAADLAKVLQEALQARQGQAQGQAQAQPQRQATVVADERTNTLIVTGTQEDLALVEGLIPKLDQAVPQVNLRVRIQEVQANLTQNLGLKWNTVAGGNVVASILDSGLSLIFDSTRSLAALNILATLEALQRQGLSRALRDVNQTVLNNQTARLQSGETFLIRRIVGDRVERVPFDIGIIVEVTPQITADGQILLNIKAEVSGNVQRNPVDGDVDRFTKQVVTTTMRVRDGQTVVLGGLTSQESNQVQQGVPLLMDIPLIGELFKQRTQENTDRELLVVITADILKETASR; encoded by the coding sequence ATGAAACCCCTAACCTGGGCCCTGGTGGCCCTGGGCCTTTCCGCCCTGGCGGGAAGCCTCCCCCAGGACCCCCGGTTTGAAGCCAAGGTGAACCTGAAGGTTTCCGAAAGCCAGGTGCGGGCTGGCCTCACCCTGCCCCTGGACGTGGTGTTGGAGGCCCTGGCGCGGAGCGTGGGCCTGCAGCCCTTCATCTACCGGGCCTACGACGCCTCCGGGGACCCGGCCAAGGCCCTGCCCCCCCTGCCCAACGTGAAGGTGGACTTCCAAGGGAAGGCCTTCCGGGAAGCCTGGGACCTCCTCTTCGCCACCTACGGCACCCAGTTCAACCTGGACTACCTCTTCCTGCCCCCGGACGTGGTGGTGGTGGCCCCCACCCAGGTGATCACCGCCTTGGTGGACGCCCCAAGCCGGGCCGGGGCGGCGGAGCGCAGGCCCTACGTGGTGGGCATCCCCGAGGCGGCCTACCGCCAGGCGGTGCAGGGCCAAGGGGGGCAGGTCCAGGTCACCTCCAGCGTGGAGGCCGCCAAGGGTTGGGTGCAAAACGACCTCCTGCCCTTCCTCTCCCGGGAAGCCGCCGGGCTTAGCGTGAACTGGATCGTGGTGGAGGAAGGGGGCCGGCTCAAGGCCATCCTTTCCGTTCTGGCCACCCCGGAACAGCACGCCCGCTTCTCCGACATCCTGCAGCGGGCGGGGATCGATTTCCGCCCCCTTCCCGCCCTAAGCCTGCCCAGGCCGCGGGTGGAGCGCGCCTACACCCTCAGCCACGCCACCTTCCCCGAGCTCCTCTCCTTCCTCCAGGCCCAGGTGCCCGGGGCCCAGGTGAGCGTCCTCCCCACCGACCCCAAACGGGCCATCGTCCTGGCCACCGAGGAGGACCATGCCCGCCTAAAGGGGCTCCTCGAGGCCGCCGACCTGCCCAAGCCCGTGGCCACCGTGCGCCGGGTCTACGCCTTGCAGAACCTCACCTACGCCGAGGTGGAGGCCCGCCTTCGGCCCCTCCTGAGCCGGGAACTGCCCAAGGCCCGCCTGGAAAGCGTCCCCGGCAACCCCAAAGCCCTCCTCCTGGAGGCCACTGAGGCCGAACAGGCCCTCTTCGCCGAGATCCTGAAGGCGGCCGACGTGGCCCCTCAAGCGGCTCCCCCGCCCCAGGAGGCCACCACCCGCAGGCTTTACCCCCTGCGCTTCGCCGACGCGGAGAAGGTGGCCCCCTTCCTGGCCCGGGAGGTACCGGGGATCGTGGTGCAGACCGTGCCCGGCCAGTCCGTCCTTTCCGTGCGGGGCACAGAAAGGCAGCTGGCCGAGGTGGAAAACCTCCTGGCCCAGATCGACCGGGCCCCGGAACAAGGCCCCCCGGTCTTCCAGCGGGCCTACCAGCTCTCCAACGCCAAGGCCGCCGACCTGGCCAAGGTGCTCCAGGAGGCCCTCCAGGCCCGTCAAGGCCAGGCCCAAGGCCAAGCCCAGGCCCAGCCCCAGCGCCAAGCCACGGTGGTGGCGGATGAGCGCACCAACACCCTGATCGTCACGGGTACGCAGGAGGACCTGGCCCTGGTGGAGGGGCTGATCCCCAAGCTGGACCAGGCAGTGCCCCAGGTAAACCTCCGGGTACGCATCCAAGAGGTCCAGGCCAACCTGACCCAGAACCTGGGCCTGAAGTGGAACACGGTGGCCGGGGGCAACGTGGTGGCCAGCATCCTGGACTCCGGGCTTTCCCTGATCTTTGACAGCACCCGCAGCCTGGCGGCCCTGAACATCCTGGCCACCCTCGAGGCCCTCCAGCGCCAGGGGCTTTCCCGGGCCCTTAGGGACGTGAACCAGACCGTCCTCAACAACCAGACCGCCCGCCTCCAGTCCGGGGAAACCTTCCTCATCCGCCGCATCGTGGGGGACCGGGTGGAGCGGGTACCCTTTGACATCGGCATCATCGTGGAGGTCACGCCCCAGATCACCGCCGACGGGCAGATCCTCCTCAACATCAAGGCCGAGGTTTCCGGCAACGTCCAGCGCAACCCCGTGGACGGGGACGTGGACCGCTTCACCAAGCAGGTGGTGACCACCACCATGCGGGTGCGGGACGGCCAGACCGTGGTCCTTGGCGGCCTCACCTCCCAGGAGAGCAACCAGGTCCAGCAAGGGGTGCCCCTCCTCATGGATATCCCCTTGATCGGGGAACTCTTCAAGCAGCGCACCCAGGAAAACACCGACCGGGAGCTTCTGGTGGTCATCACCGCCGATATCCTGAAGGAAACCGCTTCCCGCTAA